The DNA region GCACACCCATGCTGTGACGGTCACCTCTCGTATGGATCCAGGTGACGTCAGTGTGCTGCTTAGTGCTCTGGTCACTCTGAATCAAATCCAGGCCATGCCTTTAGTGACTAGTCTGTGTAAGCAGGCTGTGCGGCATATATCTTACTTCACTGACGAGGAGCTCTCTCTTGTGCTTGGGGCACTGATGCACTTTGGTCACAGTGACCATTATTTTGAGAAGGCGATGGAGAGGTATGTTCCCACAGTGGCCTTCACCTCCCACCCAGAGACAATAACCAAGGTGATGGAGTTCTTCAGCTGGAGGAACATCCTGTCCCCGACTGTGTTGGATGCCGTCGCTGAGAGCTTTGTGTACCGAGCAGACGACTACAACACCAACCAAGTGGCAAGGCAGATTATGGCTTTTGGGAAGCTGGGATACCTCCCTCCCAATGCGGGCGAGCTTTTCCGGAAAGTTGAAAACATCCTGCATACACGCTTTTCACAGTTCCAGCCTCAAGCAATCCTGAACCTTCTTCACTCCTGCATCCTCGTGGGGAGGTATCCTATTAATTTTCTCTCCAAAGTTTTCAGCAGTTACTTTCTGCAGCAACTGCAAGGTAAATACAGGGAGGGAATGTTCCAAGAATTAATCCATAtgaaatcaaatgttttttttcctcattgtttgttgtgtctctgttgCAGAGCAGGGCACAGTTTTGGATCGATTCATTTTGGCACAACTGACTCAGCTCTACATTACCGTGAAGTTGGAGTGTCCTTTTTATGAGGTGAGGAGTTTAAAAACAGGCCAGAGGATTGAATCTGTTATCTTAAAAAGCAGCCAAAAACCAGAGCACACACCCTCTGACCTAACGTCATCAGTAGGTGACGTTCAGTACATTCCACTTACATAATAAAACATCCACCTGTTCTTTTAGCCTCTCTATAAATTTCATCTTATTTATTCTCCTCccatgttttgcattttttccGTTAGAGTCCTAAACTTCTTTTAAAGTACCGCAtcaagtctttccacatgtATGGATCCTCTCTGGAGACGCCAGTGGATCGACAGCTGTATAATGCTGTGAAAACTGGACTCATTAAGTTGCTTGGGGCTCGCTCATATTTTGGATCTAGGGTTCTGACGCCATACTGCTACACGCTTGgtaacatacacacaccagcGGTTCATCACATGACTTATTCCTGTTCTGTATCTAAAGGTTAATATCTTCTATGTTGCAGATGTAGAAATAAAACTTGATGAAGATGGTTATGTGCTGCCTGCCAGTCACATTGATGATGTACATAAGAGGTAAATGTGTTCCTAGATATGTTCTGTACTAATCacaacatctgtctgcaggatgaggagggtttttattattacaacattgTCCCTGGTTATCTGTGATACAGAATAGCTGTTTGTATTGACGGACAAGAGAGATTCACCACTAACATGAGGCAGCTGCTTGGGAAAGAAGCCATCAAGCAGCGACACCTGAGGCTCCTGGGATATGAAGTTGTTCAGGTCAGTTTGGCACAAATCAGTTTTAAAATTCATATTTTCCCCATCTACTAGATGTTAGATATGTGTGTGGTCCAACCTGTGATGTCTCGTTTCATTCTAGATTCCTTACTATGAATTTGAAAAACTCCAAAGCAAGTCCAGCGTGGTGGAGTATCTGCACCAAAAGATCTTCCCTCACACTTACAGACTGAGCTGGTGATTAATACAGTCTGCTGTTGTTGGCTTTTTTCCCTCAAAAGAAATCCATAATTATATTTGCTATAGTCATTGCCAAATCAGTGTATTTATTTAAGATCTTCCACACAGTTGAGTTGACAGCAAAGTTACTTGTACATtgtgaataaaaatgttttgtacatttaaagTCAAATTACTGtttgaaaaatataatttatttcgTTCTTGgaaagaaggagctgcagaaactGTACAAATGTAAGATATTCAAAATTCCAACAATCACCTCGGACACACATGAAGCTCACCGAGTTGTCACAACTTTTAATTAAGAAACCTGCATTATTTTCACTCTCCACTATTTGATAGATGCTTTGGTTTTCATTGCTGCCATCTAAAGCTGGAGTGTCAGTTGGATACATACAAATAAGGCTATGGTACATGTAAAACCAGCAGTGTTCTGATGGCTGCTTTATGAGGCAGGAATCTGAGGAAGGCCAAACTCATCCACCAGCACGCCatcctgaaaacacaaacacaaggagaaCCTTTCATTAAAATCTGACTTGTGAAAACTGAGATTAGACATTTCATTAAACCTTTAGTACCTTGTTGGTCGACGTGGCGCCTGGCAGACCCTCTGGGATGGACGGAGCTGATGAAGCCTCATCCAGGTACGAGCTGTCGTCATCCATCAGAAACTCATCGCCCAATGCATCCAGCTCTGTGGACAACATTCATTAGAGGAAACCACAAGTAGCAAAGATTAGCAAGAGCAGCTCTGTAATAAAGAACTGGCGTAATCGCATCTAATGTCAAGTGAAAATATTGTTAGTGTTGCAGGGTTTATCAGAATGCGAATAGAAGGAATACAAAGAGCGCATTAGTGTCTGCCTGACCTGCTTCCAAGTCATCCTCATCAATATCAGGTGTGCCATAGCTTCTGCCCATCACCTCTTGGATTTCATTAGCGTCCTCCATCATGTCCTCCAGCTGATCTTGAAGATCCTGAACATGAGGGTCAATTCCCAGATTATTTTTCATCCATTTACTCGCACTAAGCATCAGTGAGACTTGTTTTAATACGAACCTCAATCTTATCGATTTTCACATTCTTGTAAGCTTTCTTCATCTCTTTAAGGCCAGTTTTCATGGCATCAACCTAAAATAGACTGATATTAGCATCTGAAGCTAAACCTAAGATTTCTAGAAGGAAGAAACTTTGCAGGTGTACGATTTAATATTTCCATGTCTCTTACTGTGGTTTTAGTGTCTTTAAGTGTTTGGATTGTGTAGTTCGCTTGTTCCATGTTAAAGGACTGCTGCATCAAGTTATCTCTTTGGCCCTCATACCTGCAGGGGACAATGACAATATGAATATGAGCCTATATAATAACTCAAAGAGTGtgagctaaaaaaaacaaagacaacttACATTCTCTTCTGTTTCAGAACTCTCAAGGCTTTTTGTTTAACCATGTTCTAGTAGAACAAAAAGAGATTAAACAAATGACATGAACCAAAcaaccacaataaacacaatattatataacaaacagagcagaggactCATTTGGTTCTAACTGTAATTTTCCCTAACTGTCCAATGTAGACAGTCTGAAGTCTTACAGAATGTTACATTGTCGTACTCACCTTTGAAGGCCCATCTCTCATCTTCTTCATTTGATCCTTGTATTTTACAAGTTCAGCATCTAGTCTGGCAATTTTCTTATCGATGGACTCTGTCCGAGAGTCAACCTAACCCCAGAAAACAAAGAAGACTATCAACCATCACTCAATATTTCCTTTAGATGAAGTTTAACTGGGGTTAAATCTGAACCTGTGGTTCGTTCTCCAGCTTGGAGGGGTTTAAAGCCCTATTTCTTTACAGGACAGCTTTGACTCTTGGTTGTTTTTCATTGCAGTATCAGGCTGCTTTAGGttcctgttttttatttgttacttaATGTTCCCCTGAAGGTTGACTTGGGAAGAATAATATTAACAGCTACAAAGAAGGCCTATAGTTTactacatgttacatgttaccTGGGGTTTCTTGTAAGCTGCCGTACTATCATACACAATGACACACCTATTAGTACCCAATCACAATCAAAGTTTAATACTGAAGGCCCACATTTATGTTCTTTAAATAAGATCTGTTTTCCAGTTTACTGGCTTAAACGACTTTGCCAGACACAAATGTTTCATATTGGACAATATTCAAAACAATCAAATGATGAACCTTCTATTTGTCTCTTTGTTTAGCTGGGTTACTCTAATCTAACTTCATGACATATTCATGCAGAACTTATAACGACATCCCTGTGGATCATCTGCTTCCACCTAGCGAGTCAGTTTCTATCAGGTAACAGAGGCTCAGCCCGGACAAACAACCTGTTTAACAGGTTGACATCGCCCATGTCACGCAGAGAATCACACAAATTTTGTTATGAAACAGTCAAATGGCTCAAATTCCTGCTTTACGTTACATAACGCTGATTCattaaccaaacacacaaactgttgtttggttaaaataataataaaaatgcccTGATTTTCTCTGTAGGTATTTGAATTGAATGGCCTTCCTGATGATCCGACCTGTCACTGATAGTGTAACAAATGATTAATCTGACACTGAGCCCCTTTATTGGGACAAAATGTTTGACAAACATGACGAACTCTGGCCTTGTTTGTGCTTACAAACTTGGCTAACAGTTAGCTAACAGCTACCCGACTACGCTTTGTTTACTTTGTTTGGGGAAAACGTCCAAACAGTCGAGTTAAGATGATACTCACGGATCCTATGCAGTCTGTAAGGTTCGGTGGTGGACCTTTGGGTTTTCCTCTGCCAAATATACGGTTCATTCTGGCAAAATTAAGGCTTAAAAGGAACAAGAAACCGAGGTTGCTTCGCTGACAGACACCGTCCAGCTGAGGGAAAACACCCGGAAGAGACTTTGAGGTGACGTCAGAGAAGTCACACGATCATGACTCCATCAGCCACcttatattttaattattaaggGTTGTTATGGGAGTGTCGggttttaataataattgttcaagaataaatacattaattataaatattgtagcattattttagtttttaccTTTGGCCTGATTCACTGATGTCTGTTTTTGACAAGAGCTTTTATTTCTACGTCAAACCTTGACTGGTTGAAAAGAATATATCAGCTTCACATTTCAATTGTTAAAGTGACGTGGGGTTAACTGTATTTACTCAATAATTAGATTAATTCGTGGACATTAAGTTTGCAATAGTTCGCTGTTGCTCTTGAGCGGAAACTACGTTGTCATGTCGTATTATCTCCACTGGAGGGCGctgctaacacacagtaagactAATGCTGCAGGCTCCAgctaatatttataaaaaatattatatattattaatattatatattattataatattatatttatctTCAAGGTAATGATTTAAGAAGAGAAAAATCCAGATAGTTAATGCTGCTGCACACTACGGAGAATTTCCAAAGCCTTGTTGGCAGCACGATAAGTTGAAGGAGAAGAGAATCAGAGTGGATTTAAATAATTTGCTTTAATATAGCACTTTCACAGACAGGATGTTTTGCTCTTGCTGCTCATCTGACAGCAGACAAAGCCAATATACAGTCGCAgatttaaacaacaaacacaaacactgggaaaaatattaaaacctTGGCCACAGTGACGTTTAATATAATGTCTCCCAGAACATGTGGTTTTGTATTTTCATACCAGTAAACATGCTATGGTGAGAGATTAATGAAGATTTTGAAGAATTTTATTCCAAatgttaattcattttaatGCTGAATAAATTAAGTATTAGCTAAATGAACTAATGAGATAAATGAGTTAATATTCAATCTAGTGTCTATGATACAGAGTCTATTTGCAGTACAATCAAAATAACGGCACAGTCCATCAAGCAAATAGTGTCTGATTACATCATTGCAGTGATCAGTGACATgctacaaatactgtatatatttttattatgccTGTGCaaagttttaaaaatgtatcaTTTGCATGatataatattttgttttttgactGAATGTAGTGTATTTGTCTATTTTCAGAGTAAACAGCTTTTAATGCTTGCAGAATGTAATTGATGAGACGTTTCTTTACAATAATTGCACTAGTATTTAAATGCGACTACGTGTATTGTGGGAAAAGCCATACAGCACATTGAAAATGACTGAATTATATTATACACCATAAATTGAACAGCTCATCCATCTAGACATGAGTCCAGAAGTCAAAGCTGGTAGAGAGCCCTCTGTCAAATTTTAAATGCACATTCAAGTCCAGGATTTTTACTTCTCACATCGATCAACTTACAtttttcaacatttaacatGTTAAGTGCTGTTTAACCACGTTCCATAATAGTTTCTGACATTGTCCATCATTACAAACCTGCTTTACCCTGGACGGTGTAAGGCACTCTTGGATCATAGTAAAAAAATAGTAGGTAATCAAGATGAAAAGCAGAGATGAGTAAAGAAAATTCAATCATGTCAAAACACTGATGCAAAATCTGACATGACTCCTTGATCTCGCCTTTTAAAAACACTTTCCTGAGAAATGTTAGCAAAGTTTGCCACTCATGTCTAATGCAACTTTATTCTGGAGCTCCT from Betta splendens chromosome 4, fBetSpl5.4, whole genome shotgun sequence includes:
- the fastkd3 gene encoding FAST kinase domain-containing protein 3, mitochondrial isoform X1, giving the protein MSLCCKVQHGAFWIRVMALKQIQRLPLLGQFGIQRCPPAGTFSSFTKVLSTSSEGQRVCVACLYSTAGCCTRTQGCRRVQSNFRVRSLATNIREPVFVASTSVGEFRTVPQFCPTQLHRPPVAEEQAFQHRLGSCSTSRQVFKLLRSVELLSDTMAAAALHRVADLEQEENSLRDPSVLEKDTIRALCFQLEQDSGHLTDAGVVSALFACTRLFLDPWSMLMVRLVSESQERLGRGQMSIGLLCTLGQAMLAIEGPGCVMLKQVMGEIQRQSPAQWSLADLVAVYRLLQSGIGQDAKYRDLLNALHTHAVTVTSRMDPGDVSVLLSALVTLNQIQAMPLVTSLCKQAVRHISYFTDEELSLVLGALMHFGHSDHYFEKAMERYVPTVAFTSHPETITKVMEFFSWRNILSPTVLDAVAESFVYRADDYNTNQVARQIMAFGKLGYLPPNAGELFRKVENILHTRFSQFQPQAILNLLHSCILVGRYPINFLSKVFSSYFLQQLQEQGTVLDRFILAQLTQLYITVKLECPFYESPKLLLKYRIKSFHMYGSSLETPVDRQLYNAVKTGLIKLLGARSYFGSRVLTPYCYTLDVEIKLDEDGYVLPASHIDDVHKRIAVCIDGQERFTTNMRQLLGKEAIKQRHLRLLGYEVVQIPYYEFEKLQSKSSVVEYLHQKIFPHTYRLSW
- the chmp5b gene encoding charged multivesicular body protein 5 — translated: MNRIFGRGKPKGPPPNLTDCIGSVDSRTESIDKKIARLDAELVKYKDQMKKMRDGPSKNMVKQKALRVLKQKRMYEGQRDNLMQQSFNMEQANYTIQTLKDTKTTVDAMKTGLKEMKKAYKNVKIDKIEDLQDQLEDMMEDANEIQEVMGRSYGTPDIDEDDLEAELDALGDEFLMDDDSSYLDEASSAPSIPEGLPGATSTNKDGVLVDEFGLPQIPAS
- the fastkd3 gene encoding FAST kinase domain-containing protein 3, mitochondrial isoform X2 — its product is MALKQIQRLPLLGQFGIQRCPPAGTFSSFTKVLSTSSEGQRVCVACLYSTAGCCTRTQGCRRVQSNFRVRSLATNIREPVFVASTSVGEFRTVPQFCPTQLHRPPVAEEQAFQHRLGSCSTSRQVFKLLRSVELLSDTMAAAALHRVADLEQEENSLRDPSVLEKDTIRALCFQLEQDSGHLTDAGVVSALFACTRLFLDPWSMLMVRLVSESQERLGRGQMSIGLLCTLGQAMLAIEGPGCVMLKQVMGEIQRQSPAQWSLADLVAVYRLLQSGIGQDAKYRDLLNALHTHAVTVTSRMDPGDVSVLLSALVTLNQIQAMPLVTSLCKQAVRHISYFTDEELSLVLGALMHFGHSDHYFEKAMERYVPTVAFTSHPETITKVMEFFSWRNILSPTVLDAVAESFVYRADDYNTNQVARQIMAFGKLGYLPPNAGELFRKVENILHTRFSQFQPQAILNLLHSCILVGRYPINFLSKVFSSYFLQQLQEQGTVLDRFILAQLTQLYITVKLECPFYESPKLLLKYRIKSFHMYGSSLETPVDRQLYNAVKTGLIKLLGARSYFGSRVLTPYCYTLDVEIKLDEDGYVLPASHIDDVHKRIAVCIDGQERFTTNMRQLLGKEAIKQRHLRLLGYEVVQIPYYEFEKLQSKSSVVEYLHQKIFPHTYRLSW